In Chrysemys picta bellii isolate R12L10 chromosome 4, ASM1138683v2, whole genome shotgun sequence, the sequence GCGGGCCCAGGTGGAGCACGGAACAAAAAGCAGTGTCAGAAGGGAGAGGATGGGGAGTGGAGTGAGCGAAGAGAGAGGAGGACCGAACCCCGGGTGGAAAGAAAGGGCCCAGCCTGTGCACGGCAGCCACGTCTGCTGTTACTTACATCGTCCTCGCTGCGGGAGGTCACCACCGCATCAATCATTTTCCGGGGGTTATTTACACTGGAGACTGTGAGCTTCCCCAGCGAGCCCTCAAACTGCACTGCAAGGACAAAGGAATAGCAATGTAGATGGAGTCATCACCCCAAGCCTCTGCTCCTCTATCCACCCCAGAGAAATCTTACACGCAAACTCCAGCTTCACCCTGCCTCCGCACCAATGCCCCAGAGAACCCTGatctctccctgccctccccaagtAATCCCTGCAGCTGTCCCTAACGCCAGCCCTCTCCAGAGCGAGTCTACAGCGGTtcttctaccccctgccccaggacagGTAACTATCCTCCACCATTAAAAGAAGAGTACAGCTAGGGAATGAGATGCTATTTGACGACCAATACATCGCCACAGGTCTGTCAATTCCCTGCTGGTCCATGAACCCCTtacctctccccagcccaggatGCGGTTTGAGGGAGGGGACATTTACCTGGCTTGTAGGCATGCTCTAACTTGGCCACCTGGGGTGTGATGAGTTTAGTACGTTCTTTCTTGGGGCCATCGCCGTGCATCTCCTCTGCCGCTGACACTTTCTCCAGCTTCTGGAAGTAATTCTGAGAcaaaagggaagaggaggaggaggtggaggttaGGATCCCAGCACAGAGAAACCGTGGGCAGCTTGGTCCCAAGAACCAATGGGCCATCACACACAGAGTCCAGCAGCTGGTGGGGCTGACAAGCCAGCCTGAGTGGATGTAGACAGTGTAGTGACACAGGTGTAAGGAGTGAAGGGTGAGTGTTGAAGCACAGTTACAGAGCCAGCTAACAGCATCATACTGGGAGCTCAGCTGCAGCCACCCTCCCAGCAGTCACTTATCTGGGGGTGCAGGTACTGCAGACAGGGGATTAGCACAGTAGGCCAGTAGCCACTGGGACAGCCAAGCTCATCCCTAGGTGGAAGCTAGGTCAGGATGGCTCTATTAGTGAGTGCAAAGCATTTACCTGATAGTAGAAGTCATCCAGGTAAGGGTCAGTgctttgcaactgcatcatctgGATCTTTGATACCCAGTCCTTTTCCCGCTGCAACATGAGATTGGCATAGGGGTCCTTCCGCagctgctcctgctggctgctccggTGGCCAGCTCGGTCCCCTGCTGAGCCATTCAAACTCCGGTGCTGGCTGGTGGGAGGACCCATAAAAATTCAGAAGATACAGAAAGGGCACAGTGGAGAAGAGACATGGATAACAGCTTGCACTGCAGGATGGCTCTTGAGAGGCCACGCCCAACTGTGGGGAGCATGAACTCCTAGGAGACCCccgggggcggggtgtgtgtgtgcgcgcacgtgtGCGTGAGTGAGTGAGATCCTCCTTCTCTGGCACTAGAACCCAGGTGAATCTTCTCATCCCGCAGTGGAGTTCATTACCCCCCACCACCCAGACACAGATGATTCCAGTACTCACTTCCTgttctgctgctgtctctgaTGTAAGAGCCGCCGATGCTGCGGGTGAAGGTGAGTTGTATCTGGTCTGAACATCTGCGGGTGAGGCCTAGAGAAGAGAGTTGTAACCTCAGGTCTCATCTCCAGAGAAAGTCAACAGAGACTCTCAAACTCGGTGCAGTGAGCTCAATGATGGGAGACAGAGGATAAGTGTCGTACCTTAGGTTCTGCAAGTGGGACCCAGGACAtggggggtgctgctgctgctgggatgggggtggcgCGGAAGGTGGTGGCGCCCCAAAAAAGGCACGGAACCCACTGGCTGGAGACATCATCTGCCCAACTCTGCCTTGAAGCAACTTGGGGTTCATGGATGTGAGGGGGCTGCCAACGAGTCCAGAGACACGAGCAAACTGGCTAGGAGACATTCGTCCAGCCtgcagagatggggggaggggagagagagaccacCACAAACGTTACCACTATGACAGAGAGAGTGGGACAGACAAGACTGAGTGGCACAGCTCTAGTCATCCGGGGGAGCAGGCAATGGGAACCACCAGCAACTGTCTGAGAAGGAGCAGCACAGAGACAGCCATGCAAAGGCAGAACAGAGGACACAGACACCAGAGGACAACGCAGCACACACAAGGTGCTGTTGAGGAAAGACGGAGAACAAGAGGGAATAGTCAGAGCTTTACCTGTGCTCCTCCTAGAAGCTGCGCTCTCTGAAGGTGGGTGAAAACGGGAGTGACGCTGGGAGGGAACGGGTGGCCCAGGAGGGAAGAGTTCTGGGGAAAGAAAACGGAAGAGCAAAAAGGAAACACTAATTCTAAACAAAGAACCAATCAACCCAACATGGACATTCAGCAGGTGCATGCTCCAGATACACTCGGATCAGAGAGAAAACGAGAGACCACAGTTACACCCAGATAAGTAACAGAGAGGCCAAGAGATAGGCACATGAGCTTCCAGCACGTGGGATACACCCGGAcctgaggggaacagggaaagggaaAGAGGTGCTGAGATCTCTAGCTGACAAATGGAAGTCAGAACATTAAACACAAGATGATTCCCCTTTAAGAAAAAGTTAGTATAGACACAGAAGCCTGGATCTGTGGAAGGGAATAACATTATAGGAGGGATCAGAGGACAAGTGTGATGGTTATGGGAAAGGACTTCAGGATTACTGAGAGAGTGAGAGGCCCAGGGGTGAAGTTGATGGAGAATGGACTTTAAGGATGatagaaggggcggggcaggggaccTAGAGAGTGATGGGTCAGGCTGGGAATACACAGAGCATGAGACACTCCATACCGGGACATTGCAGAGCTGGTTTGGGGACATCCTCTCGCCGTAGGGGGAAGGATAACGCTGTTGCATCGGGGCCCGGATGTGAACAGGCTTTGGACACAGGATCTATCAGGAGGGAGAAACCAAAACAAGGGAACTGATCTTAGTCCTAGAAACTAGCTTCCCCTTTCCTTGCCAACATCTGCCAGGCAGCTCCTCCCACAGAGTTGTCACCCAGGGCTCACTCACGGAGCAGAATGCAAACCAGCCTGCAATGTGCCATATGTagagcccctccacctcccccaatTCCTCATCTTGTGGTAGAGGGGGAACCCCCAGTACACACAGCAGCATCAGCATCTTCAGACTGTTTCTTCCAGAGGAGACTCTGGCCAGATAGCATCTGGTTTCGAACAGCAATGCTATGTCCCTCCCTGTCTGCCAATTGCTGGCATGTGAGAGCGGCATATGAAGGAGGATCATGCAGGCTCCGGGCACAGTTGTGGCACCTAAAGGACAGAGCGGCTAAGAGAACAAGCCTACTCATCCTACCATTAATCTCTCTTCTCCACCTATCAGCATCCAGGCACGCACTCAGCTGTGTTGCTGCTCTAAAGATTGTGTGGTGGCAAAAAACTAGTGGCAGGCTTCCTTAAGCTGTCCTAAAAATTTCAGGGTCTTCACCTTCTGGGGGCCTCCCTTTCTCATTTCTACCCTGCTCCTTCCTGGAAACACCACCTTTTCCTGAAACAATGGTGACCAGATCCAGCTCCTGCCAGAGAAGTGTGAAGGGCAGAGGTACCTGCTGGTTGAAGTTGGGCACGGCAGCCTGCTTTGGTGGGGTGCCGATGGGGACAGCCCTGACAGGGGGGCTCCCAATGACTGGGGAGGACGAGCGCCTGGGCAGTGCCCGCTCCGAGAGGTCCCGCTCATCCTCCTGGCCCTGCAGGGGTCTCTGAGGCATAGCATATTCCAGCACAGACACCGAGGGCATCTCCTGCACACAGGAGAAGGGGAAAACACAGCTAGTGGTTAGCTACTTTGAATTGTGTGTAGTTTACCAGCTTGCCAGTGGGGCTCGGTGAGAACAGAGGCACAGCTAGAGCAAGGAAATCTGCCTAATGAGAAACAGGGGGAAGATGGTCAGGAAAGCAAATGCTCTCTGGGGAGCTTCAATGTGTCACCTGCAGCTATGATCTAATCGGCCTAGAGTATGAAACCCTAGGCTGGAAGTCAGGTGACTGAGTTCTATCTGAGATTCTGCCACGGATTCACTGCAAAGCAAAGAACAAGTCACAACCTCTGTCACCACATCTGTCACTAGAAAGctctgcaaagtgctgagagACTCAGGGAGAACAGAGCTGTATGGTATGTATTATTGTTCCATCTGCTGCCTTTCATGGTAGTATACATATTTTTGCTACTTTTTAGCCCTactagccctgcagagccagcctAGATGCAGAAGAATTAGTTGGACTCTATTCTGGTTCAAGGATCAGCATTCTTAGCTAAGTTGTGATGGCAGAATCTTTATCTTGAGTAGTTCACATCAACTTAACTACTCCTGTAACATCTCTCAAACGGGGCAGGGTTATTGGGGATAATACACAAGCAGGAAACAACCCAGCTTGGCTCGCAGATCCAAGAGGAAATTGGCGGAGCTGGCAGCTAAAAGACTATTTCTCATGAATAGATCATGTTTGATCTAGAGTCAACAAGAAGTAAGTGCTGGCCCACCCTCCACAATACTATCTTAGAGTCACTTTACAGAGCAAAATGGCTCTTCATACTTCAGGGTCTAAGCTGGCTTTCACAAAAGTCAAGAAGGAATCGCCCACCTGGCATGGGGTGCAATACAATAAGCTAAGTACATTATGGAAAACTGAAACTTTCTCTGATGCATTCATAACCAGCACCCCCGGGCAACAGCTTCATCCGAGCAACAGGAAGCAGGACACCAGACAAAAAGTGCTAGTGGCCTGATCCAGTGCAAGAGGACACAGAACTGGCAAATCTTATGCTCCTGGAGATGGCAAAAGCTTCTGCTCTGCACAGGAAAGGGATTCCTGAGGTGGGAGGAAAATGTCTCCCCTGAAAGCCTCTGAGCTCCCTTTGCAGGATTAGTAACGAGACAAGACACGGTACCTGAGTGAGAAGTGGTCCTCGGATGCGCCTCAGAACTGCGGATCCATCCCAGATGCTGGAGTTGAGGCCTCCTGGCTGCTGTAAAAGAGTATGATGAGTTACCATGGAGAGGGCTCGCCTGTCTTTCCATCCATTCCATGCAGCCAGGCTCCTCCCCCACTAATACTGCACTCACCTGCATTGGAGGCTGGGTTTGCACAGCCTGCATGATGGCTGGATCTTCCAACTCGTTCTCAATGACCAGCTTGCTCAGCCTCTCGGCCAGGTTCTCCTCATGGTGCCCCAGCAGGTCCATCTCATCACTGACCGCCCCATCTTCCAGCTCTCTAGCTGTCGCAGGCTTGTCTTCCAGTTCTGCAAGCCGTTCATGTGCCTCCTGCCAGTCATCATCTGCAAAGGAACCACAGAAAGGAAGCGAGGCTGGCACCTTAGTGCCACTCATTTATTCCACAGCCAATTACACCTCCCAGGCAGCAAtggactggaacagcagggaaAGCTGGGGCTCAGGACTGAGGGACATCAGCAGAGCTATGGGTGGAGCAACCCAGaattggagctgcaggggtggggtggttaagggcaggactgaggggatTTCCATCCAGATATGGCATTCCCCAgaggagagctgggggcagagacgAGGAAGGGGAAGTGAATGGGAGATGCAGCTCTCACCAACAGCACCGGCTCCAAACGTGTCATCATTGAACTGGTCgatatcttcatcctcctcaccCAGGGTCTGAAAGGCATCTTCATCCAGAGGACAGTCCTCCAGGGACTTGGAAAAGAGCAAAGAGAGAACAAAAATGAGCAGGCCTCCAGATATGCCACAGTTTTATTTGCCCTACCGGCATCACCAAAGTGGGCTCCCCTCAGCCACCTTGTGCCCAAAGCTGGGGCACCGAGTCTGTCTGAATCCTTTCTTGGAGATTTCTCGTTTCCCTATACCAGCACATCACAAATGTGGCCCTTCGGAGGAAAAAGCGACACATCACCTCCAGCACACACAAAACGTAACTCCTCAGACAAGGCACCCCACAGCAAGCGTGTCCCAAGACACCCCCACACATCCAAACTGCACCCATGACCATCAGACAAGGTACCTCTGCCCAAGCATGGACTAAGTGCATCCCCACAGGTAAGGCATCACTCCCCTCCCACATACCCATTACACACACCCTCTTTACTAAGCATGCCTCCTTAAATGAGGCAATACCACCCCCGAGATAAACATCCCATTTCAAGCACACCTCCTCTCACAGCAGGAGGGGAAGGacaatagtccagtggttagggggcCAGTCTGAGATCaatttccctgctctgctactgtgacatcttgggcaagtcacttagtctctcagGGCCTGTTCACCATCTATGTAAAGGGGATAATAGCACAGCCCTGCCTCACATGGGTGCTGcaaggataaatacact encodes:
- the PATL1 gene encoding protein PAT1 homolog 1 isoform X2; its protein translation is MGGADLWDDVMYVFRDGEACVSRGGGSEPERGPRGASLAVGVSAPRTMFRYQSLEDCPLDEDAFQTLGEEDEDIDQFNDDTFGAGAVDDDWQEAHERLAELEDKPATARELEDGAVSDEMDLLGHHEENLAERLSKLVIENELEDPAIMQAVQTQPPMQPGGLNSSIWDGSAVLRRIRGPLLTQEMPSVSVLEYAMPQRPLQGQEDERDLSERALPRRSSSPVIGSPPVRAVPIGTPPKQAAVPNFNQQILCPKPVHIRAPMQQRYPSPYGERMSPNQLCNVPNSSLLGHPFPPSVTPVFTHLQRAQLLGGAQAGRMSPSQFARVSGLVGSPLTSMNPKLLQGRVGQMMSPASGFRAFFGAPPPSAPPPSQQQQHPPCPGSHLQNLRPHPQMFRPDTTHLHPQHRRLLHQRQQQNRNQHRSLNGSAGDRAGHRSSQQEQLRKDPYANLMLQREKDWVSKIQMMQLQSTDPYLDDFYYQNYFQKLEKVSAAEEMHGDGPKKERTKLITPQVAKLEHAYKPVQFEGSLGKLTVSSVNNPRKMIDAVVTSRSEDDETKEKQVRDKRRQTLVTIEKTYSLLLDVEDYERRYLLSLEGERPALMEERKQKICDMYDNLRGKTPGQERPSDDHFVQIMCIRKGKRMVARILPFLSMEQAADILMATARNLPFLIKKDAQDEVLLCLLRPFSLVLYHLPSGTVTSLLQQLANLPQSVTAPAPANLHLAAVLQNKFGLSLLYLVLSRGEELQNSNAGTELMQDNQWTELMSMTTRELLRIPEAALAKPVSTPSNLLSLFSRYVDQQKLNVLETKLQLVQGIR
- the PATL1 gene encoding protein PAT1 homolog 1 isoform X7; amino-acid sequence: MGGADLWDDVMYVFRDGEACVSRGGGSEPERGPRGASLAVGVSAPRTMFRYQSLEDCPLDEDAFQTLGEEDEDIDQFNDDTFGAGAVDDDWQEAHERLAELEDKPATARELEDGAVSDEMDLLGHHEENLAERLSKLVIENELEDPAIMQAVQTQPPMQQPGGLNSSIWDGSAVLRRIRGPLLTQILCPKPVHIRAPMQQRYPSPYGERMSPNQLCNVPAGRMSPSQFARVSGLVGSPLTSMNPKLLQGRVGQMMSPASGFRAFFGAPPPSAPPPSQQQQHPPCPGSHLQNLRPHPQMFRPDTTHLHPQHRRLLHQRQQQNRNQHRSLNGSAGDRAGHRSSQQEQLRKDPYANLMLQREKDWVSKIQMMQLQSTDPYLDDFYYQNYFQKLEKVSAAEEMHGDGPKKERTKLITPQVAKLEHAYKPVQFEGSLGKLTVSSVNNPRKMIDAVVTSRSEDDETKEKQVRDKRRQTLVTIEKTYSLLLDVEDYERRYLLSLEGERPALMEERKQKICDMYDNLRGKTPGQERPSDDHFVQIMCIRKGKRMVARILPFLSMEQAADILMATARNLPFLIKKDAQDEVLLCLLRPFSLVLYHLPSGTVTSLLQQLANLPQSVTAPAPANLHLAAVLQNKFGLSLLYLVLSRGEELQNSNAGTELMQDNQWTELMSMTTRELLRIPEAALAKPVSTPSNLLSLFSRYVDQQKLNVLETKLQLVQGIR
- the PATL1 gene encoding protein PAT1 homolog 1 isoform X4 produces the protein MGGADLWDDVMYVFRDGEACVSRGGGSEPERGPRGASLAVGVSAPRTMFRYQSLEDCPLDEDAFQTLGEEDEDIDQFNDDTFGAGAVDDDWQEAHERLAELEDKPATARELEDGAVSDEMDLLGHHEENLAERLSKLVIENELEDPAIMQAVQTQPPMQPGGLNSSIWDGSAVLRRIRGPLLTQEMPSVSVLEYAMPQRPLQGQEDERDLSERALPRRSSSPVIGSPPVRAVPIGTPPKQAAVPNFNQQILCPKPVHIRAPMQQRYPSPYGERMSPNQLCNVPAGRMSPSQFARVSGLVGSPLTSMNPKLLQGRVGQMMSPASGFRAFFGAPPPSAPPPSQQQQHPPCPGSHLQNLRPHPQMFRPDTTHLHPQHRRLLHQRQQQNRNQHRSLNGSAGDRAGHRSSQQEQLRKDPYANLMLQREKDWVSKIQMMQLQSTDPYLDDFYYQNYFQKLEKVSAAEEMHGDGPKKERTKLITPQVAKLEHAYKPVQFEGSLGKLTVSSVNNPRKMIDAVVTSRSEDDETKEKQVRDKRRQTLVTIEKTYSLLLDVEDYERRYLLSLEGERPALMEERKQKICDMYDNLRGKTPGQERPSDDHFVQIMCIRKGKRMVARILPFLSMEQAADILMATARNLPFLIKKDAQDEVLLCLLRPFSLVLYHLPSGTVTSLLQQLANLPQSVTAPAPANLHLAAVLQNKFGLSLLYLVLSRGEELQNSNAGTELMQDNQWTELMSMTTRELLRIPEAALAKPVSTPSNLLSLFSRYVDQQKLNVLETKLQLVQGIR
- the PATL1 gene encoding protein PAT1 homolog 1 isoform X6 → MGGADLWDDVMYVFRDGEACVSRGGGSEPERGPRGASLAVGVSAPRTMFRYQSLEDCPLDEDAFQTLGEEDEDIDQFNDDTFGAGAVDDDWQEAHERLAELEDKPATARELEDGAVSDEMDLLGHHEENLAERLSKLVIENELEDPAIMQAVQTQPPMQPGGLNSSIWDGSAVLRRIRGPLLTQILCPKPVHIRAPMQQRYPSPYGERMSPNQLCNVPNSSLLGHPFPPSVTPVFTHLQRAQLLGGAQAGRMSPSQFARVSGLVGSPLTSMNPKLLQGRVGQMMSPASGFRAFFGAPPPSAPPPSQQQQHPPCPGSHLQNLRPHPQMFRPDTTHLHPQHRRLLHQRQQQNRNQHRSLNGSAGDRAGHRSSQQEQLRKDPYANLMLQREKDWVSKIQMMQLQSTDPYLDDFYYQNYFQKLEKVSAAEEMHGDGPKKERTKLITPQVAKLEHAYKPVQFEGSLGKLTVSSVNNPRKMIDAVVTSRSEDDETKEKQVRDKRRQTLVTIEKTYSLLLDVEDYERRYLLSLEGERPALMEERKQKICDMYDNLRGKTPGQERPSDDHFVQIMCIRKGKRMVARILPFLSMEQAADILMATARNLPFLIKKDAQDEVLLCLLRPFSLVLYHLPSGTVTSLLQQLANLPQSVTAPAPANLHLAAVLQNKFGLSLLYLVLSRGEELQNSNAGTELMQDNQWTELMSMTTRELLRIPEAALAKPVSTPSNLLSLFSRYVDQQKLNVLETKLQLVQGIR
- the PATL1 gene encoding protein PAT1 homolog 1 isoform X8, which encodes MDLLGHHEENLAERLSKLVIENELEDPAIMQAVQTQPPMQQPGGLNSSIWDGSAVLRRIRGPLLTQEMPSVSVLEYAMPQRPLQGQEDERDLSERALPRRSSSPVIGSPPVRAVPIGTPPKQAAVPNFNQQILCPKPVHIRAPMQQRYPSPYGERMSPNQLCNVPNSSLLGHPFPPSVTPVFTHLQRAQLLGGAQAGRMSPSQFARVSGLVGSPLTSMNPKLLQGRVGQMMSPASGFRAFFGAPPPSAPPPSQQQQHPPCPGSHLQNLRPHPQMFRPDTTHLHPQHRRLLHQRQQQNRNQHRSLNGSAGDRAGHRSSQQEQLRKDPYANLMLQREKDWVSKIQMMQLQSTDPYLDDFYYQNYFQKLEKVSAAEEMHGDGPKKERTKLITPQVAKLEHAYKPVQFEGSLGKLTVSSVNNPRKMIDAVVTSRSEDDETKEKQVRDKRRQTLVTIEKTYSLLLDVEDYERRYLLSLEGERPALMEERKQKICDMYDNLRGKTPGQERPSDDHFVQIMCIRKGKRMVARILPFLSMEQAADILMATARNLPFLIKKDAQDEVLLCLLRPFSLVLYHLPSGTVTSLLQQLANLPQSVTAPAPANLHLAAVLQNKFGLSLLYLVLSRGEELQNSNAGTELMQDNQWTELMSMTTRELLRIPEAALAKPVSTPSNLLSLFSRYVDQQKLNVLETKLQLVQGIR
- the PATL1 gene encoding protein PAT1 homolog 1 isoform X3, with the protein product MGGADLWDDVMYVFRDGEACVSRGGGSEPERGPRGASLAVGVSAPRTMFRYQSLEDCPLDEDAFQTLGEEDEDIDQFNDDTFGAGAVDDDWQEAHERLAELEDKPATARELEDGAVSDEMDLLGHHEENLAERLSKLVIENELEDPAIMQAVQTQPPMQQPGGLNSSIWDGSAVLRRIRGPLLTQEMPSVSVLEYAMPQRPLQGQEDERDLSERALPRRSSSPVIGSPPVRAVPIGTPPKQAAVPNFNQQILCPKPVHIRAPMQQRYPSPYGERMSPNQLCNVPAGRMSPSQFARVSGLVGSPLTSMNPKLLQGRVGQMMSPASGFRAFFGAPPPSAPPPSQQQQHPPCPGSHLQNLRPHPQMFRPDTTHLHPQHRRLLHQRQQQNRNQHRSLNGSAGDRAGHRSSQQEQLRKDPYANLMLQREKDWVSKIQMMQLQSTDPYLDDFYYQNYFQKLEKVSAAEEMHGDGPKKERTKLITPQVAKLEHAYKPVQFEGSLGKLTVSSVNNPRKMIDAVVTSRSEDDETKEKQVRDKRRQTLVTIEKTYSLLLDVEDYERRYLLSLEGERPALMEERKQKICDMYDNLRGKTPGQERPSDDHFVQIMCIRKGKRMVARILPFLSMEQAADILMATARNLPFLIKKDAQDEVLLCLLRPFSLVLYHLPSGTVTSLLQQLANLPQSVTAPAPANLHLAAVLQNKFGLSLLYLVLSRGEELQNSNAGTELMQDNQWTELMSMTTRELLRIPEAALAKPVSTPSNLLSLFSRYVDQQKLNVLETKLQLVQGIR
- the PATL1 gene encoding protein PAT1 homolog 1 isoform X1 — translated: MGGADLWDDVMYVFRDGEACVSRGGGSEPERGPRGASLAVGVSAPRTMFRYQSLEDCPLDEDAFQTLGEEDEDIDQFNDDTFGAGAVDDDWQEAHERLAELEDKPATARELEDGAVSDEMDLLGHHEENLAERLSKLVIENELEDPAIMQAVQTQPPMQQPGGLNSSIWDGSAVLRRIRGPLLTQEMPSVSVLEYAMPQRPLQGQEDERDLSERALPRRSSSPVIGSPPVRAVPIGTPPKQAAVPNFNQQILCPKPVHIRAPMQQRYPSPYGERMSPNQLCNVPNSSLLGHPFPPSVTPVFTHLQRAQLLGGAQAGRMSPSQFARVSGLVGSPLTSMNPKLLQGRVGQMMSPASGFRAFFGAPPPSAPPPSQQQQHPPCPGSHLQNLRPHPQMFRPDTTHLHPQHRRLLHQRQQQNRNQHRSLNGSAGDRAGHRSSQQEQLRKDPYANLMLQREKDWVSKIQMMQLQSTDPYLDDFYYQNYFQKLEKVSAAEEMHGDGPKKERTKLITPQVAKLEHAYKPVQFEGSLGKLTVSSVNNPRKMIDAVVTSRSEDDETKEKQVRDKRRQTLVTIEKTYSLLLDVEDYERRYLLSLEGERPALMEERKQKICDMYDNLRGKTPGQERPSDDHFVQIMCIRKGKRMVARILPFLSMEQAADILMATARNLPFLIKKDAQDEVLLCLLRPFSLVLYHLPSGTVTSLLQQLANLPQSVTAPAPANLHLAAVLQNKFGLSLLYLVLSRGEELQNSNAGTELMQDNQWTELMSMTTRELLRIPEAALAKPVSTPSNLLSLFSRYVDQQKLNVLETKLQLVQGIR
- the PATL1 gene encoding protein PAT1 homolog 1 isoform X5, coding for MGGADLWDDVMYVFRDGEACVSRGGGSEPERGPRGASLAVGVSAPRTMFRYQSLEDCPLDEDAFQTLGEEDEDIDQFNDDTFGAGAVDDDWQEAHERLAELEDKPATARELEDGAVSDEMDLLGHHEENLAERLSKLVIENELEDPAIMQAVQTQPPMQQPGGLNSSIWDGSAVLRRIRGPLLTQILCPKPVHIRAPMQQRYPSPYGERMSPNQLCNVPNSSLLGHPFPPSVTPVFTHLQRAQLLGGAQAGRMSPSQFARVSGLVGSPLTSMNPKLLQGRVGQMMSPASGFRAFFGAPPPSAPPPSQQQQHPPCPGSHLQNLRPHPQMFRPDTTHLHPQHRRLLHQRQQQNRNQHRSLNGSAGDRAGHRSSQQEQLRKDPYANLMLQREKDWVSKIQMMQLQSTDPYLDDFYYQNYFQKLEKVSAAEEMHGDGPKKERTKLITPQVAKLEHAYKPVQFEGSLGKLTVSSVNNPRKMIDAVVTSRSEDDETKEKQVRDKRRQTLVTIEKTYSLLLDVEDYERRYLLSLEGERPALMEERKQKICDMYDNLRGKTPGQERPSDDHFVQIMCIRKGKRMVARILPFLSMEQAADILMATARNLPFLIKKDAQDEVLLCLLRPFSLVLYHLPSGTVTSLLQQLANLPQSVTAPAPANLHLAAVLQNKFGLSLLYLVLSRGEELQNSNAGTELMQDNQWTELMSMTTRELLRIPEAALAKPVSTPSNLLSLFSRYVDQQKLNVLETKLQLVQGIR